A genomic window from Vagococcus sp. CY52-2 includes:
- a CDS encoding DUF2177 family protein: MNQFLKLFGISAVIFLMFDLFWLLVVSKNLYQTFIGELLGDVKVTPAIIFYFVYLVGVVFFVLIPGIDKQSIFYTISSGALFGFICYSTYDLTNLATIKNWSVTMTIIDLVWGTSVTAITSAIVYFINFNFLKG; encoded by the coding sequence ATGAATCAGTTTTTAAAATTGTTTGGTATAAGTGCTGTTATCTTTTTAATGTTTGATCTATTTTGGCTATTAGTTGTATCAAAAAATTTGTACCAAACTTTCATAGGAGAGTTACTCGGTGATGTAAAGGTAACTCCCGCTATTATTTTTTATTTTGTCTACCTTGTTGGGGTTGTATTTTTTGTCCTAATCCCTGGTATTGACAAACAAAGTATTTTCTACACCATTTCTTCTGGGGCTCTATTTGGTTTTATTTGTTATAGTACCTATGATTTAACCAATTTAGCCACTATTAAAAATTGGTCAGTAACGATGACAATTATTGACTTAGTATGGGGAACATCCGTCACTGCTATTACATCAGCAATTGTTTATTTTATTAATTTTAATTTTTTGAAGGGGTAA
- a CDS encoding DegV family protein, whose translation MEEVDIKKLANSIKSGANLVIKNKNELNRINVFPVADGDTGSNLAFLMQSIMDNLVSYHDTVHSLLTNVASAALLGARGNSGMILGQYLNALAEDYAQSDLSTEQLVFSFKTALVKVYDSLLDPKEGTILTVISSWSEKLVDTYKKTQSLEESLSQAQMIAEKAVLETQFQMTIFKENKLVDAGAKGFYYFITGLTEAFSQNLPQELIEETIPSSITNYPSNLISSDHIISEKPSYRYCSEFIMTQPSISDKKLKGKLLNKGDSVIVIGNKQQLKVHIHTNNPKDVLSLLNHYGRISYQKIDDMLLQYEVNTKPVSSIAIVTDSIADIPSDLLLKHQIHVIPMPVQSESNNYLDKLSIDSQLIFEKGINTSQCSTSQPTIQSIDNLLSFLQGKYDHVIVITVSSKLSGTYQLVNQRIQTKKLASQWITVIDSKANSVAQGLLVMKAAELVEKSLSFNDIITNLKDTIHRLFIYVAVADLSPMLQSGRIPLSLGKMAQNCHILPIVSLDSFGEGKLMTLSFSQKQSIKKIANKIKKLFRHHQIDRLAIAYVYSENQVELLKYYLKDYTDKIDYSVASSTSIAISAGKNSIAIAGILKKGES comes from the coding sequence TTGGAAGAAGTTGATATTAAAAAGTTAGCTAACAGTATCAAATCAGGTGCTAACTTAGTTATAAAGAATAAAAATGAATTAAATCGTATTAATGTCTTTCCTGTTGCAGATGGTGATACTGGTAGTAATTTGGCCTTTCTTATGCAATCAATTATGGATAATCTTGTTAGTTATCACGACACGGTACATTCTCTATTAACTAACGTAGCATCAGCCGCTTTACTTGGAGCTCGTGGTAACTCTGGAATGATTTTAGGACAGTATTTAAATGCCTTAGCAGAAGATTATGCTCAAAGTGATTTATCAACAGAACAACTCGTTTTTTCTTTTAAAACAGCTCTTGTTAAAGTATATGATTCGTTGCTAGATCCAAAAGAAGGAACCATACTAACAGTTATCTCCTCTTGGTCTGAAAAACTTGTTGATACTTATAAAAAAACACAATCATTAGAAGAATCTTTATCACAAGCACAGATGATAGCAGAAAAAGCCGTTTTAGAGACACAATTTCAAATGACAATTTTTAAAGAAAATAAGTTGGTGGATGCTGGAGCAAAAGGTTTTTATTATTTTATTACTGGTTTGACTGAAGCCTTCTCTCAAAATTTACCACAAGAGTTGATAGAAGAAACCATCCCTTCTTCTATAACTAACTATCCATCTAACTTGATATCATCTGATCATATCATATCTGAAAAGCCTTCTTATCGATACTGCTCGGAGTTTATTATGACTCAACCAAGTATTTCCGATAAAAAATTGAAAGGTAAACTATTAAATAAAGGGGATTCTGTTATTGTTATTGGAAATAAACAACAGTTAAAAGTTCATATACATACTAATAACCCTAAAGACGTTCTATCATTATTAAACCACTACGGTCGTATATCTTATCAAAAAATAGATGATATGCTTCTTCAATATGAAGTTAATACCAAACCTGTATCATCTATCGCTATTGTGACAGACTCTATTGCTGATATACCAAGTGACTTACTATTGAAACACCAAATACATGTCATTCCAATGCCTGTTCAAAGCGAGTCTAATAATTATCTCGATAAATTAAGTATTGATTCACAGCTTATTTTTGAAAAGGGTATAAATACGAGTCAATGCAGTACATCGCAACCTACTATTCAATCAATTGATAACCTCCTATCTTTTTTACAAGGGAAATATGACCATGTGATTGTTATTACAGTCTCTTCAAAACTCAGTGGTACTTATCAACTAGTCAACCAAAGAATACAAACTAAAAAATTGGCATCTCAATGGATAACAGTTATTGATTCAAAAGCTAACTCTGTAGCGCAAGGTCTATTAGTTATGAAAGCAGCAGAATTAGTAGAAAAATCCTTGAGCTTTAATGACATTATAACTAATCTAAAAGATACCATTCATCGGTTATTTATCTATGTAGCTGTCGCTGATTTATCGCCGATGTTACAGTCTGGTCGAATTCCTTTATCTCTTGGAAAAATGGCTCAAAATTGCCACATCTTGCCAATTGTTAGTCTGGATTCATTTGGCGAAGGAAAACTAATGACTCTTTCATTTAGTCAAAAACAAAGTATTAAAAAAATAGCAAACAAAATAAAAAAACTATTTCGACATCATCAAATTGATCGTTTAGCTATCGCATATGTTTACTCGGAAAATCAAGTTGAATTACTAAAATATTATTTAAAAGATTATACTGATAAAATTGACTATTCAGTAGCCAGTTCAACATCTATTGCTATCAGCGCCGGAAAAAATAGTATCGCCATTGCAGGTATTTTAAAAAAAGGAGAAAGTTAA
- a CDS encoding amino acid ABC transporter substrate-binding protein: MTMKKRHILIVVLGIMLLAVSACGSKKSSNDSSRTNKDKWSEIEKNKKVVIGLDDTFVPMGFRDESDNIVGFDIDLAKAVFAEYGIDPEFQSIDWSMKENELNNGTIDLIWNGYNITDERKEKVAFSDPYITSRQELVVMKDNGITSYKDMKGKILGAQNASTGQDMIDKNPEVFTDVIADNEPVLFDTFNEAFIDLKAKRIDGLIVDNVYANYYIAQQKNPNDYAIVETPFESADFAVGIRKSDKELKIKIDEAFKKLKDDGKMKKISEKWFGNDQAIQ; the protein is encoded by the coding sequence ATGACAATGAAAAAAAGACATATATTAATCGTGGTGTTAGGAATTATGTTATTAGCTGTATCAGCTTGTGGAAGTAAAAAAAGCAGTAATGACTCTAGCAGGACTAATAAAGATAAATGGAGCGAGATAGAAAAAAACAAAAAAGTTGTGATAGGGTTGGATGATACGTTTGTGCCAATGGGATTTCGAGATGAATCAGATAATATTGTGGGATTTGATATTGATTTGGCTAAAGCAGTATTTGCAGAATATGGAATTGATCCTGAATTTCAATCAATAGATTGGTCAATGAAAGAAAATGAATTAAACAATGGGACAATTGATTTAATTTGGAATGGGTATAATATTACGGATGAAAGAAAGGAAAAAGTCGCCTTTAGTGATCCTTATATTACTAGTCGTCAAGAATTAGTCGTGATGAAAGATAATGGTATAACATCATATAAAGACATGAAAGGCAAAATCTTAGGAGCTCAAAATGCGTCAACAGGACAAGATATGATTGATAAAAATCCTGAAGTATTTACAGATGTGATCGCCGATAATGAGCCAGTTTTGTTTGATACTTTTAATGAAGCGTTTATTGATTTAAAAGCCAAACGAATTGATGGATTAATTGTAGATAATGTGTATGCTAATTATTATATAGCGCAACAAAAAAATCCAAATGACTACGCCATTGTTGAAACACCATTTGAAAGTGCAGATTTTGCTGTAGGTATTCGTAAAAGTGATAAAGAGTTAAAAATAAAAATTGATGAAGCTTTTAAAAAATTAAAAGATGATGGAAAAATGAAGAAAATTAGTGAAAAATGGTTTGGAAATGACCAAGCGATTCAATAA
- a CDS encoding amino acid ABC transporter ATP-binding protein, with the protein MLEIKNVSKSFGEKKILDEVSYTFPMGEITVILGPSGGGKTTLLRCISGLETFDGGTLLLDEEDLTKKSHQAINGKIGVVFQDFQLFPHLNVLENIVLAPTMVLKQSKEEAEKTARTLLITLGLEDKEKAYPFELSGGQKQRVAIARALAMKPRVLCYDEPTSALDPGLSGDVAEVILNLKSPDVTQIVVTHDPTFAERIADNTIRVEPIK; encoded by the coding sequence ATGCTTGAGATAAAAAATGTATCCAAAAGTTTCGGAGAAAAGAAAATTTTAGATGAGGTATCTTACACGTTTCCAATGGGAGAAATTACTGTTATCCTCGGCCCTTCAGGTGGAGGAAAAACCACTTTATTGAGATGTATTAGTGGGTTAGAAACATTCGATGGTGGCACACTACTACTTGATGAGGAAGATTTAACAAAGAAATCTCATCAAGCTATTAATGGAAAAATTGGTGTGGTATTTCAAGATTTTCAGTTGTTTCCTCATTTAAATGTATTAGAAAATATTGTATTAGCACCGACAATGGTCTTAAAACAATCCAAAGAAGAGGCTGAAAAAACCGCTAGAACATTATTAATAACTTTAGGATTAGAGGATAAAGAAAAAGCTTATCCTTTTGAATTATCTGGTGGACAAAAACAACGTGTGGCAATTGCACGTGCATTAGCTATGAAGCCACGTGTATTATGTTATGATGAGCCAACAAGTGCTTTAGATCCAGGTCTTAGTGGTGATGTAGCAGAAGTCATTTTAAATTTAAAATCGCCAGATGTGACACAAATTGTGGTCACACATGATCCAACTTTTGCAGAACGTATTGCCGATAACACTATTAGAGTAGAACCAATAAAATAA
- a CDS encoding DNA/RNA non-specific endonuclease — MKKKMKKWALSALLLTGLITFGGCVADKTVETSDTSVSSSVIKESTVDTSSKEKEELAKREAEEKAKQDEIEKKKKEEQASQLKNQVSDLANLEYEGTQTIKVNDDVPSFSDEELSLSNGAWEIYGDLDGLNRATSANAMLNQSLMPTGKRESISSVTPTGWKNKKIEGGYLFNRSHLIGWALAGENANWKNLITGTRQLNSPEMLRHEMDVKHYLEQNSDNYVRYRVTPVFRGEELLARGVQMEAQSIGNDTIKFNVYIFNIQDGIDLNYADGSSSIGERAQENEPSQEEHNITNHESLANDNDSSDDMNQVFVTPTGKKYHTHAHGRGNFTPSTLGEAKKKGLEPCNICY; from the coding sequence ATGAAGAAGAAAATGAAAAAGTGGGCGTTATCTGCTCTGTTATTGACAGGGTTAATAACTTTTGGAGGATGTGTTGCTGATAAAACAGTGGAAACAAGTGATACATCAGTTTCATCAAGTGTTATAAAAGAAAGTACAGTAGATACATCAAGTAAAGAAAAAGAAGAATTAGCTAAAAGAGAAGCAGAAGAAAAAGCAAAACAGGATGAAATAGAAAAGAAGAAAAAAGAAGAGCAAGCCTCACAATTAAAAAATCAAGTTAGTGATTTGGCAAACTTAGAATACGAAGGAACTCAAACGATAAAGGTTAATGATGATGTACCAAGTTTTAGCGATGAAGAGCTATCTTTGAGTAATGGCGCTTGGGAAATTTATGGTGATTTAGATGGGTTAAATAGAGCAACAAGTGCAAATGCTATGCTAAATCAATCATTAATGCCAACTGGAAAAAGAGAAAGTATTTCGTCTGTTACACCAACAGGTTGGAAAAATAAAAAGATTGAAGGTGGGTATTTATTTAATCGATCACACTTAATTGGTTGGGCATTAGCTGGTGAAAATGCGAATTGGAAAAATTTAATTACAGGAACAAGACAATTAAACAGTCCAGAGATGTTACGTCATGAGATGGATGTTAAACATTATCTTGAACAAAATTCAGATAATTATGTAAGATATCGTGTGACACCAGTTTTTAGAGGGGAAGAGTTACTGGCGCGTGGCGTTCAAATGGAAGCACAATCTATTGGAAATGATACCATAAAATTTAATGTTTACATCTTTAATATTCAGGATGGGATTGACTTGAATTATGCAGATGGTAGCAGTTCAATAGGAGAGAGAGCTCAAGAAAATGAACCATCACAAGAAGAACACAATATCACGAATCATGAATCATTGGCTAATGATAATGATTCATCTGATGATATGAATCAAGTATTTGTTACACCTACTGGAAAAAAATATCATACTCATGCTCATGGGCGCGGTAATTTCACTCCTTCTACATTGGGTGAAGCCAAAAAGAAAGGGTTAGAACCATGTAACATTTGTTATTAA
- a CDS encoding amino acid ABC transporter permease: MEYIMKILPSLIDGAGMTLKVFFFTLLGSIPLGVLVAFGLRVTFKPLTFILNLYIWLMRGTPLLLQLIFIFFGLPAIGIVFERYDAVMIAFILNYGAYFAEIFRGGLQAIPKGQIESAQVLGLTPFQTAYKIVLPQVIKIILPSIGNEVINLVKDTSLMYVLGLGDLLRAGKIATNRDVTLVPLVMVGVIYLFFTAVLTGLMKYLEKRFSYYK, from the coding sequence ATGGAATACATAATGAAAATTTTACCATCACTTATTGATGGGGCAGGTATGACGTTAAAAGTTTTTTTCTTTACACTATTAGGATCTATCCCACTAGGAGTACTCGTTGCGTTTGGTTTACGTGTGACATTTAAACCATTGACCTTTATATTAAATCTTTATATTTGGTTAATGCGAGGGACACCGCTATTATTACAACTTATCTTTATCTTTTTTGGTTTACCAGCAATAGGTATTGTCTTTGAACGATATGATGCTGTGATGATTGCCTTTATTCTAAATTATGGAGCTTACTTCGCTGAGATATTTAGAGGAGGGTTACAGGCTATACCAAAAGGTCAAATTGAGAGTGCACAAGTGCTTGGTTTAACACCGTTTCAAACAGCATATAAAATCGTTTTGCCACAAGTGATAAAAATTATTTTACCATCCATTGGGAACGAGGTGATTAACTTAGTAAAAGACACTTCGCTGATGTATGTGTTGGGATTAGGTGACTTGTTACGAGCAGGTAAAATCGCGACAAATCGTGATGTAACACTTGTACCACTCGTTATGGTTGGGGTGATTTATCTCTTTTTCACCGCCGTTTTAACTGGTTTAATGAAATACCTTGAAAAACGATTTAGCTATTATAAATAA
- a CDS encoding DUF1295 domain-containing protein, translated as MYLTIILALFAYFIIWFIISTIKSNYSLVDIAWGGGFVVVAWVGFLMASPHTIQQILVLLFVTLWGGRLAWHLGLRNWNAPEDYRYVKIKQRWGNQFVHLKAFINVFLLQGLLLFIVALPVTHTFTNQQVYNTLRWWQILGVFIWIIGFLFEVIGDYQLTKFKENPSNKGKLLTTGLWSITRHPNYFGEVTSWWGIFLLSLSHWTNLWIIIGPITITFLILFVSGVPLLENKYKTRKDFQSYAQHTSKFFPFIGKKGL; from the coding sequence ATGTATCTTACAATTATTCTAGCATTATTTGCTTATTTTATTATCTGGTTCATTATATCAACTATTAAATCCAACTATTCCTTAGTTGATATTGCTTGGGGGGGAGGATTTGTTGTGGTAGCTTGGGTAGGCTTTTTAATGGCCTCCCCGCATACCATTCAACAGATACTTGTTCTACTCTTTGTTACACTTTGGGGAGGTCGTCTTGCTTGGCATTTAGGGTTACGTAATTGGAATGCTCCTGAAGATTATCGATACGTTAAAATCAAACAACGTTGGGGAAATCAATTTGTTCACTTAAAAGCATTTATCAATGTTTTTCTTCTTCAAGGCCTCTTATTGTTTATTGTTGCACTACCTGTTACACATACTTTTACCAATCAACAAGTATATAATACTTTACGTTGGTGGCAAATACTTGGTGTATTCATTTGGATTATTGGATTTTTATTTGAAGTCATTGGAGATTATCAATTGACTAAATTTAAAGAAAATCCTAGTAATAAAGGAAAATTATTAACAACTGGACTTTGGTCTATTACTAGACACCCAAATTATTTTGGAGAAGTCACAAGTTGGTGGGGGATTTTTCTTTTATCTTTATCACATTGGACTAATCTTTGGATTATCATTGGTCCTATTACTATTACCTTTTTAATATTATTTGTGTCAGGTGTTCCCTTACTAGAAAATAAATATAAAACTAGAAAAGATTTTCAATCTTATGCACAACATACTTCAAAATTCTTTCCTTTTATTGGAAAAAAGGGATTATAA
- a CDS encoding APC family permease, translating into MSNQEEIIVEDSNQLNRTMTFFPALSTVMGTVIGGGVFFKAASVTQSTGSASLTLMSWFLGGVISICAGLTAAELSAAIPETGGMVRYIERAYGKLWSFLLGWALIIIYFPANVAALSIIFGTQFKNLFGLSHSVIVPIAILVGGSIMLINFLGARASGIFQSITLVCKLIPLALIVIFGLLRQGDVSVSLFPVTAGAQTSGFFPALGAGLLATMFAYDGWIHVGNISGELKNPERDLPRSIAGGLFGVMVIYLLVNFVYLKSLPIESLAGNENAAMDVSKQIFGDFGGKIVTIGILISVYGAINGYTMTGMRIPYTMGLDKQLPYSNQLAKLNRNKVPFIAGLFELAVAVVMMLLGGFDILTDMLVFVIWIFYTLVFCAVIKLRKKEPDLPRPYKVPLYPFIPIISIIGGVFILSMTLINQLSLVVTGLGLTALGIPFYLYANRKKTRK; encoded by the coding sequence ATGTCAAATCAAGAGGAAATTATAGTTGAAGATAGCAATCAGTTAAATCGAACGATGACGTTCTTTCCTGCTTTATCTACCGTTATGGGGACTGTTATAGGTGGAGGAGTGTTTTTCAAAGCAGCTAGTGTGACGCAATCAACTGGATCAGCTAGTCTAACGCTAATGTCATGGTTTTTAGGCGGTGTGATTAGTATCTGTGCAGGATTAACAGCAGCAGAACTATCGGCTGCTATCCCAGAAACAGGTGGAATGGTGAGATATATTGAACGGGCGTATGGTAAGTTATGGAGCTTTTTATTAGGATGGGCATTAATCATTATTTATTTTCCAGCCAACGTCGCAGCTCTTTCTATTATATTCGGTACCCAGTTTAAAAACTTATTTGGTTTATCCCACTCAGTGATTGTACCAATAGCTATTTTAGTTGGTGGTTCCATTATGTTGATTAATTTTTTAGGAGCCAGAGCTAGTGGAATATTTCAATCGATTACATTGGTTTGTAAGTTAATACCACTTGCCTTAATTGTGATTTTTGGATTACTGAGACAAGGTGACGTAAGCGTCAGTTTATTTCCAGTAACCGCAGGGGCACAAACATCTGGATTTTTCCCAGCGTTAGGAGCAGGGCTTCTTGCTACTATGTTTGCATATGATGGTTGGATTCATGTGGGAAATATATCAGGGGAGTTAAAAAATCCTGAGCGAGATTTACCAAGATCAATAGCCGGTGGATTGTTTGGTGTTATGGTGATTTATTTATTAGTTAACTTTGTTTATTTAAAAAGTTTACCCATCGAATCATTAGCAGGGAATGAAAATGCTGCGATGGATGTATCAAAACAAATATTTGGAGACTTTGGTGGGAAAATTGTTACAATCGGAATTCTAATTTCTGTATACGGTGCAATTAATGGCTATACAATGACTGGTATGAGAATCCCTTATACTATGGGATTAGATAAACAATTACCATACTCAAATCAATTAGCAAAATTAAATCGTAATAAAGTGCCTTTTATTGCAGGACTTTTTGAGTTAGCAGTAGCAGTTGTCATGATGTTATTAGGTGGATTTGATATTTTAACGGATATGTTAGTATTTGTTATTTGGATTTTTTACACATTGGTTTTTTGTGCTGTGATAAAACTTCGTAAGAAAGAACCTGATTTACCAAGGCCATATAAAGTTCCGTTATATCCATTTATCCCCATTATTTCCATCATTGGGGGAGTATTTATTCTATCCATGACGTTGATTAATCAATTATCTCTTGTCGTCACAGGTTTAGGACTAACAGCTTTAGGTATTCCATTTTATTTATATGCGAATAGAAAAAAAACTAGAAAGTGA